One stretch of Glycine soja cultivar W05 chromosome 7, ASM419377v2, whole genome shotgun sequence DNA includes these proteins:
- the LOC114420348 gene encoding VQ motif-containing protein 9-like — translation MPLSPLPSFPTVHAPSESPISTYMPPSSFQLSSLPVPYGCLNSQLDSYPLLSPGLLFSPTFGQLGFLQLSFSSTVPVPSSRWKGI, via the exons ATGCCGTTATCTCCTCTGCCGTCGTTCCCCACCGTCCACGCGCCTAGTGAGTCACCCATCTCCACCTACATGC CACCATCGTCGTTTCAACTGTCGTCTTTGCCTGTGCCATATGGGTGTCTGAATTCGCAACTGGATTCCTACCCTCTTCTGTCGCCAGGGCTTCTGTTTTCCCCAACTTTTGGTCAGTTAGGGTTTCTGCAGCTTTCATTTTCGTCGACTGTGCCGGTTCCTAGCTCTCGCTGGAAGGGAATTTGA